In Thalassophryne amazonica unplaced genomic scaffold, fThaAma1.1, whole genome shotgun sequence, a single window of DNA contains:
- the LOC117506014 gene encoding serine/threonine-protein phosphatase 2A 56 kDa regulatory subunit gamma isoform-like, with the protein MVIPHLVLYLLKHWPKTCTYKELLFINELAKILHCIYVSDFKLVQEPLFKQLARCLSGSNHVVAKAALEFCTKEHIIGFIHENAEEILPILLPALFQCSNRQLYEPIDYILTELLPQLLNMDPGLFSHCTKQIRATRDKEQLRSEVSEKMWLKIEVLAKSKAQVSNV; encoded by the exons ATGGTGATACCACAT CTGGTGCTCTATCTGTTGAAGCACTGGCCGAAGACGTGCACATATAAAGAGCTGCTGTTCATCAACGAGCTGGCAAAAATTCTTCACTGCATCTATGTCTCTGACTTCAAGTTGGTTCAGGAGCCTCTCTTCAAGCAGCTGGCCCGATGCCTCTCCGGCTCAAATCATGTG GTGGCAAAGGCAGCGCTGGAGTTCTGCACAAAGGAGCATATCATCGGTTTTATCCATGAAAATGCAGAGGAGATCCTGCCCATTTTGCTGCCTGCCCTGTTCCAGTGTTCAAACAGGCAGCTATATGA GCCCATTGACTACATCCTGACCGAGTTGCTGCCACAGTTGCTCAACATGGATCCTGGGCTCTTTTCACACTGCACAAAGCAGATCAGGGCTACAAGAGACAA AGAGCAGCTGAGGTCCGAAGTAAGTGAAAAGATGTGGCTGAAGATCGAGGTGCTCGCCAAGTCCAAAGCACAGGTGAGCAATGTGTAA